In Anopheles arabiensis isolate DONGOLA chromosome 2, AaraD3, whole genome shotgun sequence, the genomic window CGCCCGCCATGATGATTCCGAGCGATGGTCGGTTGTGGTGAATGGAGATTTGTGGAGATTGTGGGTTGGAGCGTTGGAATCGCAAATAAAGAAATGTCTTAGTAATAAAGattatgattttaataaaaataaagaatttaaattatttaaaatattcgaCTTCCCGTACGACTTACAAAGTTTTCCAGGAggtctcatagctgtgggacagtTGATTTACTCCTACATATGTGAAATGAGCTTTATGTAACGAGAATTgaactctatagcacccttgtttgacaaatctaataggaatttccaatgagccatagagtccaatttccgtcatatgaaattcacttccaataataaagagtcaaggaagtgtcccacaactatgagaacccctgaaaacccctgtaacaatatgcccgtcatgggttcaagccccgaatggaccgtgccgccttgcgtaggactgactatcctgctatggggggaaatcaataaatcactgaaagccaaggccaCAAGTGATGAAGGCAGATAGGCCtagaccgacaacggttgttgaaccaaagaagaagaagaagaagaagaagaaaaagaaaaagaagaagaagaagaaatgttCGATTTCAATATTGACCCGCATAAAATAAGCTAGCAGTGTGCATTTTACCCCATATTCCCGTTCCCATATTATCGCTATCAAATGCTGTAATTATTTAATCGTTTACAAACGTAAACAAGCGTGCATAATTTCGCGTTTCACTTCAAAAGGGGAATTGCAGCTTCAGTCGCTCTTTCAACAGCTTCTCGTGCCACACTGCAACGTAAGTTAATTGAAGAACGCATTTCCTCAAGTTTTAGAACGTATTTTGTCCACGTGTTAAAAGGCCTTGTGTTAatcaatctttttttaaagccCTATTTCCTACACAAACTGTGTCACTTGAGTTTGAAAATAACTCAATCGCTCTATTAATGCTCAATATCAATCAACGGTTTGCTGTTAAAATTATCGCAAGCCTGCGATCGCCGGGCGgtggcacacgcacaccaatttttttttttgactccACATGTTATTATTCAAGGTCAGCCCGACGACACGGTCTGTTATGCTTGTTATGCATTCTCCTATCGGTTATGTACCGCTAGCCGATGGGCCAATGTAAAGcaatgtttgtgtgcgtgcagGTTCCCACATAAAGCGCGTACCGTTCAGCATTAAAGAACGATACTGATAGATCGATTATACGTTCAGAGAAAGGCCTTCTTGTTGATTAATTTCATCTAAAATTATACACCAAATAGTAGTTCAttgaaacattcaaaataCAATAATATTGGTCCGTCGTATCGATCATCTGTGACAAAACGGAAAGAGTTTACAGTGGTGTGCGTGAAACGAAACCGATCGCCGCTCGCGATCGCGCAAGCAGATCGATGTAAACCGGCTCGCATTGTTGTCAGATCTTGCGCGAACGACGGACCGCCGTGTTCTCTGTGGTGCGCTCTTACTTTTCTTTCAATAATTTCTCAGTGTCGTGAACAGGTTAAAAAGATGTTATTGACCTTTTAAGTTAGAAACAATTGTTTACATATTGTTCAGATCAATGAATCTTCCAAGACAAATCACGAATCGTTTGCGTGGCTTTTCATCGGTAGCCAACGAACCTTCGAAAAGGTATGTTTTGTTCcataataaaatcaaacagtGCTTTTGCGTGGCCAAGAAAAGAACCATTTTTCTCCCCCCGCTCAGGACGGTTAAAAGCTTCGATGAAATACCCGGCCCAAGGGGACCGCTCGGACTGGGCAATCTGTACCAGTACATACCGGGTATAGGTAAGCAGCTCCAGCGCCGTTCTCGAACGATGGCATCCACCCTAATCGAATCGCTCCACAGGACGCTACAGCTTCGATGAGCTGCACCGTTCCGGCGAGGACAAATACCGCCAGTATGGTTCGATCGTGCGCGAAACAATGGTCCCGGGGCAGGATATTGTGTGGCTTTACGATCCGGACGATGTGGCGACCGTGCTGGACGATCGGACACCGGGCATGTATCCGTCGCGACGGAGCCACACGGCGCTGGAAAAATATCGCAAGGATCGTCCGAACGTTTACCGCACCGCCGGGCTGCTGCCGACGTAAGTGTGCCAACTGTAATGCCAACAAATAGCTTAAACGAGCTAACGCAATATCGTACGTACTTTTTCCAGCAACGGTGCAGAATGGTGGAAAATTCGCTCCGAGCTGCAGAAGGGCCTCAGCTCACCGCAGAATGTGCGCAATTTTCTGCCCGCCACGGACAAAATAACGAAAGAGTTCGTTACTCGCCTGAGAGCGCAAACGGAGCCAGGCAAAAGCATCCTAATAGAGGACTTTATGCCACTGGTCTCGCGGCTCAATCTGGAATGTatgggaaattaattaaaaatttaaacattttcccCTAAGAGGTAGCATTTGCCTGATACCTACCCTATTTTTCCAGTGATCTGCTTGCTTGCCTTCGACGTACGGTTGGACAGCTTCTCGGAGGAACAGATGGACCCGGGCTCGCTTTCCTCCCGCCTGATGGAATCGGCCGAAACGACCAACTCCTGCATCCTGCCCACCGACCAGGGCTTCCAGCTGTGGCGCTACTTTGAAACGCCCGCGTACAGACGGTTGCGCAAAGCGCAAGAGTTTATGGAGAAGACGGCCGTTGAGCTGGTGTCCCAGAAGCTGCTCTACTTCAACGAGGACCAGCAACGGTTGGCAAGCGGCGAGCATGGTTCCAAGTCGCTCATGGAGGAGTACCTGCGCAATCCGAACCTGGAGCTGAACGACATCATCGGCATGGCTTCGGATCTGCTGCTGGCCGGTGTGCATACGACCAGCTACACCACCGCCTTCGCCCTGTACCATTTGGGGTTGCACGGGGCCACCGCACAGGACCGGCTGTACCGGGAGGCGAAGAAAATTCTTCCCGATCCAAAGGAAAATCGAATCGGTGCGGCTGTGCTGGGATGTAAGTAAAGGCCATTTCGTCTGCTTTCTTATTTTAATGCTAAATGTGCTTCGGCATTCAATTTCCAGCGGAAGCTTCATACTGTCGCGCGGTTCTAAAGGAAACGTTACGCCTCAATCCGATCTCCATCGGGGTAGGACGCATCCTTAATCGCGACCACGTTCTCGGCGGTTATCAAGTACCACGTGGAACGGTGATTGTGACGCAGAACATGATTTCGTGCCGTCAGGAGGCTTACTTTCGTGATCCGCAGCTATTCCTCCCCGAACGGTGGATGCGTGAGACAAAGGAACCAGTGCATCCGCACCTGGTGCTTCCGTTTGGCCACGGTATGCGCTCATGCATCGCACGTCGGTTGGCCGAACAGAGCATGCTTGTGCTGCTTCTAAGGGTAAGCTAGGTCGGGTGGATTGTACTTGAACATTATGCTTAATCCTGTTTTCTTTCAAACTCTTCTAGCTGATACGTTCTTTCGAGATTGAGTGGGCAGGAACCGTTCCGATGGATGTGAAAACGAAACTAATCAATCAACCCGACCAACCGATAAGGCTACGAATGAAGGCGAGAACTTCTTAAGGGACAGAAAGTAGAAAGCAAATGAGTTAAATTTATAATTACTAATATGTGCAAATATAGCATTTAAAGGCCAAAAAAACTAACGAGATTCTGGTTTTCATTGGAAAGAAATTTCAATTCTCTGCCCATGGAAAGAGAGAATCGACATGAAAGGGTGGAAACAATAGCTAACCGTATTCTTTCGGTATCTTGCCTCaagtattttcaattttcaaaattgtgtgtgtgtggatcttTTTCTTTACTTCAACATCCCTTCATCCTGTCCTGCGCCACTTTCTCTCGCCCTTTACGAATGTTGTATTGATTTGAACATCGAAgcgttgagtgtttttgtgtgtttttttcgtggTTGGTTTtacttcttcctcttttgaACGGCTTTTAATAATTATACACTCCCGCTGCGTCCCGATAGTAGTAATTCGTTAGCCACCGCTCTCACTTCTTGGCCGCGACCTTCTTGCCCGCCTCCTTCTTGGGGGCCttgaccttcttcttcttcttcttggcggcATCCTCGGGCTTCTTCTCGCGCTTCGACGGCAGCGGTTTCGTACCCTTGCGCGGCTTGCCGAACAGCATACCGTTGCTGACGACCaccttcttcatcttcttgtACTGCGCGCTGACGATGGCGTTACGTTCGCGGCGGGCAAGACGCAGCTTGAAGCGATCGAAATCGTTCATGCTGAAGCGCTATACGAGGCGAGAAGAGATTGAGAGAAACAAAGTTAGCATTGAGAAAATAACGCTCGCACGAGCATGGAGCAGGGAACGATAAAAGGCGTCGTctagtgttgtgtggtgttttcattttaaatagtATTTTTACTTCCATTTCAGAACAGAATTGGCTTCATGTTTGTATCAGCCGGCATTTCCTATCATGTAAATTATATTTACGCAAAAAGGTTCATCACGGATGGAACGAGGGGGGAACGAAAGACCACACACACGACGTTCTTGGGAGCACTTTCTTTTAGCAACACTCACCTTTGCCTTGGCGACGGAACGCTCGTACCATCTGGTCTCCTCGAACTTCTTCCTGATGTCGAACTTCTCGAGGGCATCGCGCACCAAACGGGTACGGGCAGTATGCGGGAAGCGCACGCGGAACTTCGTCAGATGCAGATGGTTCACGGCGTACTGTTGACGGGGAACGCCGCTGGTGGGGCCATCGATCAGTACCTGCGGATAGCGAGAGAGATGCCAGATTTAGTAACTAAACGAAACACGACGGAAACCGAGACAACGCATTGATTGTTCGCAAAGTGTAGGACATTTTTGGCAACAAAACTTCAGTTCTGGAAGCGCTACTTCAGGTACGTTTCAGACGGCTCTTCCTAATTAGTTCTTGTTTTCCGTAGAAAACATCATCATTGAATCGAAGGTTAAATCACCACACGACCCGAGTCTTGTCTGCCTCTGCCTCTGGACGGTTcaccggcgtgtgtgtgtgtattgtgagAACTAAAATGAATCAAACTTTCCCACCGGGGTGGCATTAATCGCAACAAACTTACCCGATTCTGATCAATCACATTGACGATAGCTACAAGGCGTCCCTTGTATTTTCCAACAGCGCATTTGGCAACGCGGCCAGTCTCCACGAACCTGGTGAAAGACGACTGTAACAGAACGAAGACACATTAACCCTCTCTTTGCACCATTTCATTCTCCTTCACAATTCGCCACAATTGTCGCGTGAAAAAACCGGTGAAGCTTGCCGCTGGGCTTAACTTGGGCACATTTTCAGCATTCcctccagcaccaccaccactgccgccagcagcaccatTACCCACGACgcgaagcacacacacaagataaACATGTGGCAGACGGCGTAAAGTTTCACCCATTTTCGGGAAAAATTACGACCCAGCCGCCTGCGGCACTGGTGCCATCGATGCCCGCGGACATGCTCGCCGTGTTTTCACCAATTTCACTGCCCACCGCGCACAACTTCACCGATTTTAGCGACAATTTTTGGACGAGCGCAGCAAATCTTCGACAACATCGCTTACCATCTTGGACCGGAAAGAAAGCTGACAGTTGACAATTCGCGCAATGACAGCTCGAAGCCGACCGCCGGAAACATCGTTTGCTTGACGCGGTTAGTTTTCTTGCACCGTTGGTTTATACGCGCCGGTTGGAGGGTTGCGATGTTTTGCCGCGTGCGACGTTTTATTACAACGCGCACGAAATCGCCCGAAAGGCTGCCGAAGACTGTATTGGTGGGGGTGGGGGTAGGAGGGAACAGCTGTGTTGTCATTTTTGCACAAGAACAACAATCGCACACGCTCACCCGCCTTGTCTGGGCTGTTTTCCTTTGTGTAGTGTTTTCAgtttttccgttttccgcGAGCTTTATTCTCGTGGGACACAAATCGATCAAGCAACATATCGCTCCACCGTGCTAGCGCAGTAGTGTTGTGTGCCGGGTTTGTGcagtcttgtttttttctagaTTTTCTACACACCACAACAATCATGTCGGTGGAAAAGTTCGATCTGCAAAAGGTGCACGCCAAGTTTACGGAAAGTTTGGTCGAGGAGGATGATGTGTACGTGGACCAGTACCTGGAAGCGTTCAAGGAGCTGTACAAGTAAGAAACGCTTATCATGTTTGCCCACGATCGAATCTTATCACACATCCCGCTCACGCTCCCTCCTTCCCAAATTTGTAGATTTTTCCAGCTGATGGGGACGGTGTTCGGGTTCGTGAGCAGCGACGTGAAGGAAAAGGTGGAAATCCTGGAGAAGCTGCGCGGGAAGGAAAATGCGGACAGCTTCCTCACCATCCGCACGATGATGCAGTACGAGCAGGAGTCGAATTTGCTCAACAAGAAAGACTACGTCTCGGGCAGCCGGACACTGCTACGGCTTCACCGTGGGCTGGGTGAGTGTGGGCACCGTGGGCTGCGAAAAATGCATCTGTGTGCACGCTTATCTTATCTCATACTGCCATGCCACCGTGTCCGGTTTTCAAGCaaccgtttgtttttgttttatcaccCGCAACGTGGCTACTATTTGAAATGTAATTGCCCCATTAATGGAATATCGATGCGTATCCGTCAAATTGCAGATTTTATACAAGagtttctgaagcggctcggTGAGCTGGAGGGCGACGGCAAGACGAACGGCGTCTGCCAGGCCGCGTACAACGATACGCTTGCTCAATTTCACCCCTGGCTCATCCGGAAGGGTGCCACCGTAGCGATGTACGCGCTGCCGACGAGGGACCAGCTGCTCGAGCGGGTGTGCATGGATGTGGCCGGTGCGATGAAGCTGCTGCCGGAAATGCTGTCCGTCACGCGCAACGTGTACGATCGTACGCAGAACCTTTACACGCGGTACGATCTGCACGGATTGCCTTGAGATCTGCGCGCTGGGAGGGGGCAACAAAGAACCGTCGATGCGGCCGGCTGCTACCCAATTACGCTTACAAAGGGTGTATTATCCTGTTAATGCTTTTAAGTTTTGTTTAAAtcatgttttaatttgttgtcTATGTCGtgaagcgagaaagagagagtattaggagcatgtgtgtgtgtataggaCTGATCCAAATAGCTAATTGATTGTAGTGTCAGTTTGAGTTTTAGCTGTGTTTTAGTTTCGGTTGAAAGGCAGTGGCGCAAAACAGTGATATTAAGTTCAAGCTGGCCTCGTGTGCGTGCAATTGGTTTGAGTTTGTTTGCGCTTAGATCTGGCCAACGATCGATTCCCCCGCCCGTAAAGGTGCTTACCATGTGTTATAGCTGGCTGTAGAAGCTCAATCTCCTACTTGCGTAAAGTGATGCTGCAAGCAAACAATGTGCTCATGCGTGTAATGGCAAGCGCATTACCAAATACGACATGCTCAATTTTCTAAAACGGAAGAGGCAACAAGTTATATCGTGCTGTATAATCAATCAACCCCCCCGTGTAGAACGCCCACATCACATTCCACTCGTATTAACTACCACCCCGCATCGTCCCACCCTGTAGAAGGATTGAGGCTCATGTATTTTGAAAGACAAACAGGAAGGATGATTATTTGGCTTGCTCGTGAATAAATGTATAgtaacacagcacagcagcaccatGGCTTTATTCGAGTGAAACTAATTAATACTTTTTATTTACAGTTGATGTGAATATCTCATCAATGTTGAGTCTTACACAGTAGAGTTTAATGAAGTCGAAACATTGAGCGGTGTACCATTCGACCCTTGAAAGTCGTCGATCAGAAGTCCTGCAGGATAGTAAAAGGTTAATTTGTACAAACCGTCATGAACGCATAATGAAAGAAAGCTTTTCTTCGCTTGCTTCTTACCTGCAATGCACGCGGTCATGAAGCAGGCAACCGAACCGGTAATAAAGGAACGAAACGACACGGCAGTAATGGAGCTGCGCCGTTCGGGCGCCATCGCACTCATCGCCCCTATCATAATTCCCAACGAGCTGGGGTTTGCAAAGCCACAAATCGCGTAAGTCGCTATCGTTGCCGATCGTTTCTgataaagaaaaggaagaaagataATCCATTACTCTGCAAGAGCCGTTTATCTTGCACTCTTACCGTTATGATTTCGCTGCGTATGAGCTCCCCTAGCCGCTGGTAGGCGACGAACTCGTTCACCACCGTCTTAATGCCGATCACCTGCCCCACATGCTCACTGTCCTTCCAGGACACACCCATCACGAAGGCAAGGGGACGGAAGATGTAGCCACAGAACCACTCCAACGAAACGCCGTCCACTCCCACCAGCATGCCGAGCCAGGCCAGCACGCCGTTGCAGAACGCCACAAACGACACGAACGCGATCAGATTGGCAATGATGCCGAGGATGAGTGAGGTGGCCGAACTGGCACCATTGCAGGCGGCATCAACAACAGAGGAATCCGTGctacaaacgaaaaaagaaagttaATTATAGTTACTTCTTCTACAACCGAACACACCAATACTAACGACTTTtcaatttgaatgttttcagAGGTCGTTTTGCTTTCCTCCACCTCGGGATAGATGATCTTCGCCACGCACAGCACGGCCGGTGCGGATATGACGCTCGCCGTCACGAGATGTCCCGGGCTGGCGCCGAACGAGATGTAGGCGGCCAGCACCGTCCCCGAGACGGTCGCAAACCCCGATGCCATTACGGAGTGCAGCTCCGAGTGCGTTAGATCCTTCACGTACGGTCGGATGATGAGTGGTGTTTCGCTCATGCCGAGAAAGATGTTGGCCGCCGCCATAATGCCTTCACAAACCGTCGTTCCCATGAGGGACTGGAGGATCCACCCCAGCTTCAGCACGACCCACTGCATCGCGCCGAGATAGTACAGCACGGAGATGAAGAAGCTAAAGAAGTAGATCACACTCAGCACGGCAAACGCAAACACGGCGTACTGGTTGATGAGTGCATCGCCGTAAACGAAGCCAGCACCG contains:
- the LOC120905337 gene encoding cytochrome P450 302a1, mitochondrial; this translates as MNLPRQITNRLRGFSSVANEPSKRTVKSFDEIPGPRGPLGLGNLYQYIPGIGRYSFDELHRSGEDKYRQYGSIVRETMVPGQDIVWLYDPDDVATVLDDRTPGMYPSRRSHTALEKYRKDRPNVYRTAGLLPTNGAEWWKIRSELQKGLSSPQNVRNFLPATDKITKEFVTRLRAQTEPGKSILIEDFMPLVSRLNLELICLLAFDVRLDSFSEEQMDPGSLSSRLMESAETTNSCILPTDQGFQLWRYFETPAYRRLRKAQEFMEKTAVELVSQKLLYFNEDQQRLASGEHGSKSLMEEYLRNPNLELNDIIGMASDLLLAGVHTTSYTTAFALYHLGLHGATAQDRLYREAKKILPDPKENRIGAAVLGSEASYCRAVLKETLRLNPISIGVGRILNRDHVLGGYQVPRGTVIVTQNMISCRQEAYFRDPQLFLPERWMRETKEPVHPHLVLPFGHGMRSCIARRLAEQSMLVLLLRLIRSFEIEWAGTVPMDVKTKLINQPDQPIRLRMKARTS
- the LOC120905379 gene encoding 60S ribosomal protein L14, which codes for CVFVLLQSSFTRFVETGRVAKCAVGKYKGRLVAIVNVIDQNRVLIDGPTSGVPRQQYAVNHLHLTKFRVRFPHTARTRLVRDALEKFDIRKKFEETRWYERSVAKAKRFSMNDFDRFKLRLARRERNAIVSAQYKKMKKVVVSNGMLFGKPRKGTKPLPSKREKKPEDAAKKKKKKVKAPKKEAGKKVAAKK
- the LOC120905363 gene encoding ceramide-1-phosphate transfer protein codes for the protein MSVEKFDLQKVHAKFTESLVEEDDVYVDQYLEAFKELYKFFQLMGTVFGFVSSDVKEKVEILEKLRGKENADSFLTIRTMMQYEQESNLLNKKDYVSGSRTLLRLHRGLDFIQEFLKRLGELEGDGKTNGVCQAAYNDTLAQFHPWLIRKGATVAMYALPTRDQLLERVCMDVAGAMKLLPEMLSVTRNVYDRTQNLYTRYDLHGLP
- the LOC120905321 gene encoding solute carrier family 28 member 3-like, producing MAANGLYTTRGDDDQTSVRYIVDSKEEIALSTLGLDDAPTATSKAKQYGAMKRYTSILVINGCVAVFFAFATKRFIQNERNCQTNCDMQWCDGYGMLVLLLAFAYAGMLYFLLLKPICGPPLSRKFAPVAALCQRTFRLRAVKLSLGAIVLLGFAIFLYFDARDDTIRLMPLTGMVVMLALSFLVSKHRRSINYRPVCAGLLVQALLGLICIRWDVGRAIFSCIGAKVDTFLSYSSVGAGFVYGDALINQYAVFAFAVLSVIYFFSFFISVLYYLGAMQWVVLKLGWILQSLMGTTVCEGIMAAANIFLGMSETPLIIRPYVKDLTHSELHSVMASGFATVSGTVLAAYISFGASPGHLVTASVISAPAVLCVAKIIYPEVEESKTTSENIQIEKSTDSSVVDAACNGASSATSLILGIIANLIAFVSFVAFCNGVLAWLGMLVGVDGVSLEWFCGYIFRPLAFVMGVSWKDSEHVGQVIGIKTVVNEFVAYQRLGELIRSEIITKRSATIATYAICGFANPSSLGIMIGAMSAMAPERRSSITAVSFRSFITGSVACFMTACIAGLLIDDFQGSNGTPLNVSTSLNSTV